In the genome of Variovorax sp. PAMC26660, the window CGGTTGCACATTCACCGCCTTGCCACCGCCGCCGGCCCTCACCCCAACCCTCTCCCCAAGGGGAGAGGGAGCAAAGCCGGGCGGCCGTTCGTCAGGACATCAGAACGGCGAGTTGGGGTGGTAGAAGTCCTTGGCGTTTTCCTTGGTGATCAGCACCGAAGGAATGATCGTCGTCGCCGGCAGCTTCTCACCCTTCAGGCGCGCTTCGGCCGTGAGCTTGATCGCGTCGTAGATGAACTTGGGCGAATAGCTCACGTCGGCGCCGATACGCGGGTCCTTGCCGTCCATGATGGTCTTGACCATGTCCTTGGCACCCGCACCGCCGAACACGATCTTGATGTCGTCGCGCTTGGCCTGCGCAATGGCCTTGAGCACGCCCACGGCCATGTCGTCGTCGGCGGCCCAGATGGCGTCGATCTGCTTGAAGCGCGTCAGGTAGTCCTGCGTGACCTTGAAGGCATCGTCGCGGTTCCAGTTGGCGTATTTGGCATCGAGCAGCTTGATGTCGGGGCTGCCCTTGAGCACGGCGTTGAAGGCGTCCATGCGTTCGTTGTCGAGCGTGGTGGCAATGCCGCGCAGCGCCACCACGTTGCCCTTGCCGCCGAGCGTCTTCACGATGTATTCGGC includes:
- a CDS encoding substrate-binding domain-containing protein — encoded protein: MTSFTRRIALTAVAAAAFASLPALAAEKVNLGVSIPAATHSFMGGINYWANQAKKDLEKEHKDLKITIKTAANAPEQANQLQDLSTVTKINALVVFPFESAALTKPVAQVKAKGAYVTVVDRGLTDTSAQDAYVAGDNTAFGKIPAEYIVKTLGGKGNVVALRGIATTLDNERMDAFNAVLKGSPDIKLLDAKYANWNRDDAFKVTQDYLTRFKQIDAIWAADDDMAVGVLKAIAQAKRDDIKIVFGGAGAKDMVKTIMDGKDPRIGADVSYSPKFIYDAIKLTAEARLKGEKLPATTIIPSVLITKENAKDFYHPNSPF